Genomic DNA from Triticum dicoccoides isolate Atlit2015 ecotype Zavitan chromosome 4B, WEW_v2.0, whole genome shotgun sequence:
NNNNNNNNNNNNNNNNNNNNNNNNNNNNNNNNNNNNNNNNNNNNNNaaacccgcgctactagtaagtagcagtagcgaggagtATAAACCCGcgtaagcgtctgcctataagcttAGTGTGCGGTTGTTTGCGAACCCCCGGTAACCGATGGTGTGGCGTTTGGTGGATCTTCGGGTGAGGATGGCGGTCCATCGGATGCATCCTTGGCCAGATCTGGGGAGGGCAGATCTGGCCCATGGAGGCCCCCCTGCCACAACAACTCGACGTATTTTGATGTTACTTTGGCTGTGGTGTGGGTAGGAGCCAATCATCCATGTCCCCGAACGGATCAATTGTTGTGGGGCTGGATCCAGGCAGGATCTGGACTCCGGGGTCAGGGCTCCTTTGCACTTTGGTTGTTCGGTACATTCCAAGGTTCTTGCTTTTCCGTCAGGTTCATATCTTGCGGCGGCCAGGAGTTCTTCTTGGACGCCATGGCGACCCTGGAAGGTGAGCTTGCGTGGTTGGCTCTGCGGCAAGCATCACTGCAATTGTAGTGTCACCTCATCTTGGCTATGTGGATAGTAGCAATGGAATTGGTGGGCGTGATCCTGGTGTCACCGTACCTTCGGCGGTGGCTGCTCTCTTGTCTGGATATGGTGTCTTCGAGCTGGCGGCGACGACCCGCCCTCCAGTTGGGTTGGCACCTGGGTGCCATGAGTGGCACATGTAAGGTTCCGAGCGAAAGCTCTACACTCCACCGCTGGCAGCGACATGCTTGTGGGTGTCGCTTCCCTCTTGAAGGCGTCGTTGTGGGTCCCCTAAAGGTGCCATGTCCGAGTGAAAACCCTAGTCCTTCTTTTCAGACTCGACGGTGGCGCGTGGCGTCGTGACCCTCTTGGAGACGTCATCATGGAGCTCCGGTCCCTTTTGGTTGCACTAGGCCAGCGGCTTCGGGCATGCCTTGATCCTTACATGTGGCATCCGTGACTCTGGCATGGGATGGCCTCGATGGTCTCCTATCCTATACATGTTCCTCCGTTTTCACCGTGGTCCTAGCAGCGCTCCATGGCTCGGAGCGAGAGGGAGGCGGCCCTCTCAAGAGATGGCTTGGTGTGTTCGATACAACGGTGTCCGGTGGCCTCTCAAGGGGGGCATGGTTCCGTCCTAGTAGTCCGGGTTGGTTATGTTAGGTGTGGCGTCTCCTGTACTTGTGCTCGGCATTAAGTTGATACTAGCTTTTATGCTACTCGCTTGGATGCTGTTTTTCTTTGACCTCAAGTGTCTTAAGGATTTCCTCACTACTCGCATGGCGATGTCACTTTGTGATCACAAAGTGACATGAGTTGCAGATATCATTGGCAAGTAGCTGATCCTTACCTCGGGGGTGGGCCGTTGGCATCACGCCAGCTGTTGATAGATGCTTTTCTTTTGGTGCAATCGCTGTACATATGAGTTCCGTTGCCTTGCTTTGATTGGTCGAAATTTACGCAGTCGTACAGGCACAGGCACgcacgaaagcaaccataataaaacAACAAAGTTAAAACAAACCTACACAATTACACAGCCAGAAAGGTCAATCACGTGCATTATCACTAGTCCACTTAATTAACTTAATTTGACGCAATAGAAGCTCGACAACACGGGGCTGAAGGTGGACTACTCCGGGACTGGACGTGGAATTTCGGGACTACTCCGTCTCCTCTCATCGGCTATATAGTCCATCGAGCAACCGCGAGCTCGATCGCCACTACTCTTACTGACATAGATAGAAGAAGGCCGTGGTGCTGAAAAATCCACTTCCATTGAAGGAAGCATGGAGACGAAGACGACTCCGCTCCTGACTCCATACAAGATGGGCGACTTCAACCTGGCGCACAGGTCAGTTAATTACTCGATCGTTTCCTTAGAATCTTGGGTCGCTGAAGTGACGCGGCCATGGTCGGCAACGCAACGCAGGGTTGTTCTCGCGCCGCTGACGCGGTGCAGGTCGTACGGGAACCTCGCCCAGCCGCACAACGCGCTGTACTACGCGCAGAGGGCGGCGCCGGGCGTGCTCCTCGTCGCCGAGGCCTGCGCCGTGTCCGAGGCCGCGCGGGGCTACCCGCACGTCCCCGGCCTGTGGAGCCAAGAGCAGGTGGAGGCGTGGAGGCCGGTGGTCGACGCCGTGCACGCCAAGGGCGCCGTCTTCTTCTGCCAGCTATGGCACACGGGCCGCGTCTCGCCCACCGGTACAACATTATCCTCGTACCTTTTTCTTTTCGAAGGATTATCCTCGTACCTATCGTGTTCGTTTTCGAGTGGATGAATCGAAGTGTCAAGTCTCAATCATGTTGCATACAGAGTTCCAGCCTAATGGGCAAGCTCCTGTGTCGAGCACGGATAAGCAGGTGCCGCCTCAGGTCGCCCATGACGGCAGTGTCCTGGAGTTCGCTCCCCCTCGACGGTTGGAGACGGAGGAGATACCCCACATCGTCGACGACTTCCGGATCGCCGCTAGGAACGCCATGAGAGCCGGTAATTAACTATCAACCATGTCCCCAACAGTCCTCATCTTTGCTACGTACGCACGTAGTTTGCAACGCTGATCATCATCGGTACGGTGATCCAAGGGTTCGACGGGGTGGAGATCCACGCGGGCAACGGGTACCTGATCGACCAGTTCATGAAGGACGGCGTCAACGACCGGACCGACGAGTACGGCGGCGGCCTGGACAACCGCTGCCGCTTCGCCGCGGAGGTGATCGCGGCCGTGTGCCACGAGGCCGGCGCGGGCCGCGTCGGCGTGCGCCTCTCCCCGTTCGCCGACTACGTCGACTGCGTCGATTCCGACCCGGAGGCGCTCGCGCTGCACGTGATCGGCGTCATGAACGGGCTCGGCGTCCTCTACTGCCACATGATCGAGCCGCGGATGTGCGTCAACGAGCGGATGATCCCGCGCCGCCTGCTGCCGTTCAGGAGGGCGTTCAGCGGCACCTTCATGGTGAACGGGGCGTACGACCGGGAGGAAGGGGACAAGGCCGTCGCCGATGGCTACGCCGATCTTGTGGCGTACGGGCGGCTCTTCCTGGCCAACCCCGACTTGCCGGAGAGGTTCAAAAGGAACGCCGCTCTGAATAAGTATGACAGGAGCACGTTCTACACATCCGACCCTGTTGTTGGCTACACCGATTACCCTTTTCTTGATCAGG
This window encodes:
- the LOC119292109 gene encoding 12-oxophytodienoate reductase 1-like, encoding METKTTPLLTPYKMGDFNLAHRVVLAPLTRCRSYGNLAQPHNALYYAQRAAPGVLLVAEACAVSEAARGYPHVPGLWSQEQVEAWRPVVDAVHAKGAVFFCQLWHTGRVSPTEFQPNGQAPVSSTDKQVPPQVAHDGSVLEFAPPRRLETEEIPHIVDDFRIAARNAMRAGFDGVEIHAGNGYLIDQFMKDGVNDRTDEYGGGLDNRCRFAAEVIAAVCHEAGAGRVGVRLSPFADYVDCVDSDPEALALHVIGVMNGLGVLYCHMIEPRMCVNERMIPRRLLPFRRAFSGTFMVNGAYDREEGDKAVADGYADLVAYGRLFLANPDLPERFKRNAALNKYDRSTFYTSDPVVGYTDYPFLDQED